One stretch of Prunus persica cultivar Lovell chromosome G1, Prunus_persica_NCBIv2, whole genome shotgun sequence DNA includes these proteins:
- the LOC18792438 gene encoding ethanolamine-phosphate cytidylyltransferase translates to MEYETNNWIWDGMYNHPHVFGGLMLTAALLGLSTSYFGGITVPQLPYLWPDSGIFHKKKCEKKRIRVYMDGCFDLMHYGHANALRQAKALGDELVVGVVSDEEIIANKGPPVLSMEERLALVSGLKWVDEVIPKAPYEITEQFMSRLFNEHKIDYIIHGDDPCLLPDGTDAYALAKKAGRYKQIKRTEGVSSTDIVGRILSSLRDTNGGEDQNNTSLHKTPESQPKSAHLSQFLPTSRRIVQFSNGKGPGPNARVVYIDGAFDLFHAGHVEILKNARQLGDFLLVGIHNDETVSEHRGHHPIMHLHERSLSVLGCRYVDEVIIGAPWEVTMDMVTTFNISLVVHGTVSEYNSLFTGESDPYSVPKSMGIFKLLESPKNITTTSVSQRIIANHDAYMKRNAKKAESEKKYYAQKTYVSGD, encoded by the exons ATGGAATATGAAACTAACAACTGGATTTGGGATGGAATGTACAATCACCCTCATGTATTTGGTGGTCTAATGCTCACGGCTGCCTTACTCGGCTTGTCCACCAGCTATTTCGGTGGAATCACAGTTCCTCAGTTGCCTTATTTATGGCCTGATTCCGGGATTTTCCATAAGAAGAAATGTGAGAAGAAGCGCATTCGTGTTTACATGGATGGGTGTTTCGATCTCATGCATTATGGCCATGCCAATGCCTTGAGGCAAGCCAAGGCTTTAGGAGATGAGTTGGTGGTGGGTGTTGTTAGTGATGAGGAGATCATTGCCAATAAAGGTCCACCTGTTTTATCCATGGAAGAGAG ACTGGCTCTTGTTAGTGGGTTGAAGTGGGTAGATGAAGTCATACCGAAAGCTCCATATGAAATTACGGAGCAGTTCATGAGCAGACTCTTCAATGAGCATAAGATTGACTATATCATACATGGTGATGATCCTTGCCTGCTGCCAGATGGAACCGATGCTTATGCCTTGGCAAAAAAAGCTGGCCGCTACAAGCAGATTAAACGAACTGAAGGTGTCTCCAGCACAGATATTGTAG GGAGGATACTCTCTTCTTTAAGGGATACAAATGGTGGTGAAGATCAAAACAATACATCCTTGCATAAAACCCCAGAAAGTCAACCGAAGAGTGCCCATTTATCTCAGTTTCTACCAACATCTCGACGGATTGTGCAATTCTCTAATGGAAAG GGACCTGGACCAAATGCTCGTGTTGTATACATTGATGGGGCATTTGATCTGTTTCATGCAGGACATGTTGAG ATCCTCAAGAATGCTAGGCAGCTTGGAGACTTTCTTCTCGTTGGCATCCACAATGACGAAACTGTGAG TGAACACAGAGGGCACCATCCAATTATGCATTTACACGAACGTAGTCTTAGTGTATTGGGTTGCCGTTATGTTGATGAGGTCATCATTGGTGCTCCTTGGGAAGTTACCATGGACATG GTAACAACTTTCAACATTTCATTGGTTGTGCACGGGACAGTTTCCGAGTACAACTCCTTGTTTACT GGTGAAAGTGATCCTTATTCAGTTCCCAAGAGCATGGGGATTTTCAAATTACTTGAAAGCCCCAAAAATATAACAACAACATCAGTATCACAGAGGATAATTGCAAATCATGATGCTTACATG AAACGCAATGCGAAAAAGGCAGAGAGCGAAAAGAAATACTATGCACAGAAGACATATGTCTCAGGAGACTAG
- the LOC18788758 gene encoding uncharacterized protein LOC18788758, with the protein MGALCVHSTKKELDFLQLRQQLKQRIRNNHAKEVVSVCDGSIDKKNKLPCDNFGSFFGPSQHSIVQRLIEESKSLMPELKVLASRVLKNSQDKGKKSLKIPASATTKSRSTDLKLKCKSIKESRDYSFLFSDNAEVPKASKEEPALGKDSASKPSEERNPGSGFGIQRSSGTGRDLKTVRKQNLEEKERLVHGKRHPMPKKHSCVMKEKERGRKRFREEEEEEDDDFVMVSTFDDILREERRSEKIARKEDEKERLLIQQEEKQARLRKQRS; encoded by the coding sequence ATGGGTGCACTCTGTGTCCATTCTACTAAGAAGGAATTGGACTTTCTTCAACTGAGGCAGCAACTCAAACAACGCATCAGAAATAATCATGCCAAGGAGGTGGTGTCTGTTTGTGACGGCTCGATTGATAAGAAGAACAAGTTGCCGTGTGACAACTTCGGATCCTTCTTTGGCCCCTCGCAGCATTCCATTGTACAAAGATTGATCGAGGAAAGCAAATCTTTAATGCCGGAGTTAAAGGTTTTGGCATCTAGGGTTCTTAAAAATTCCCAAGACAAGGGTAAAAAGAGCCTCAAGATTCCTGCCTCGGCCACAACAAAATCTCGTTCGACGGATTTGAAACTCAAGTGTAAAAGCATCAAAGAGTCCCGGGATTACTCGTTTTTGTTCTCAGACAATGCCGAAGTTCCAAAAGCTTCAAAAGAAGAGCCTGCACTTGGTAAAGATTCTGCCTCAAAGCCGAGTGAAGAAAGAAACCCGGGTTCGGGTTTCGGGATACAAAGAAGTTCTGGGACTGGGAGAGATTTGAAGACTGTAAGAAAGCAAAATctggaagagaaagagagactaGTTCATGGGAAGAGACATCCGATGCCAAAGAAGCATTCTTGTGTGatgaaggagaaagagagaggtcGTAAGCGCTTtagggaggaggaggaggaggaggatgatgaTTTTGTGATGGTGTCCACCTTTGATGACATTctaagagaagagaggagaagtGAAAAAATTGCCAGAAAGGAGGATGAAAAAGAGCGGCTATTGATTCAGCAAGAAGAGAAGCAAGCTAGGTTGAGAAAGCAAAGAAGCTGA
- the LOC18793461 gene encoding homeobox-leucine zipper protein HAT22, whose translation MGGDEEACNTKLALGLGVGEYASRQEMRKKENPSVCLDLSFALCPKQEVATLGYHMENRSSLRAMDEDEESERSIGTNNKSIIMNNKNGVRKKLRLTKEQSTLLEESFSRHSTLNPARKQSLAEQLNLKPRQVEVWFQNRRARTKLKQTEVDCEFWKKRCESLGDENRRLKKELQGLKSLNKNEASPLYIQIPKATMLSMCPPCERMVKAHHHNQAAAKNTEDLTVVRKSNKLQGGFDGTN comes from the exons ATGGGTGGTGATGAGGAAGCATGCAACACAAAGCTAGCTCTTGGACTTGGTGTGGGTGAATATGCTTCAAGGCAAGAGAtgaggaagaaggaaaatccTTCGGTTTGCTTAGACCTCTCTTTTGCGCTTTGCCCAAAACAGGAGGTTGCTACCTTGGGTTATCACATGGAAAATCGATCGAGTTTGAGGGCAatggatgaagatgaagaaagtgAGAGAAGTATTGGTACAAATAACAAGAGTATTATCATGAACAACAAAAATGGTGTGAGAAAGAAACTGAGGCTCACAAAAGAGCAATCCACCTTGCTGGAAGAAAGCTTCAGCCGCCATAGCACCCTTAATCCG GCCCGGAAACAGTCACTTGCTGAGCAATTGAATCTGAAGCCAAGACAAGTCGAAGTCTGGTTTCAGAACAGAAGAGCAAG GACAAAGTTGAAGCAAACAGAAGTAGACTGCGAGTTCTGGAAGAAACGCTGCGAAAGTCTTGGCGATGAGAATCGTAGGTTGAAGAAAGAATTGCAGGGGCTAAAATCGTTAAACAAGAATGAGGCATCGCCATTGTACATTCAAATCCCAAAGGCTACAATGCTTTCAATGTGTCCACCTTGTGAGAGGATGGTAAAAGCTCATCACCATAACCAAGCAGCTGCAAAGAACACAGAAGATCTCACTGTGGTCCGGAAGAGTAATAAATTGCAGGGCGGCTTTGACGGTACAAATTAA
- the LOC109946833 gene encoding uncharacterized protein LOC109946833, whose translation MKKHCSKRKRKPESDDISDDAAFAVVLAALSSPNPNSLRPLIKKCLNKLRNSLTNPILSLLPALLTFKSPTIASRAAEMVGSAALESLDMNQRISSDAGIINGLLAALGSSKTRLPVAACHALLDLCTTSVGRRRFAHSSALPRLLFGFLQVHKSSMISVSLFSVSVDSEGITSLNIGFEEDELPVLLLNAAIILINTCNIEQLENIPTNLSQAFFAFMRNLWAKVRNEMLQKNPLESTQGENLYISNIRISHMAESLFRLSIRAAHRTKPLPFHVVERAIFGFSESGFKDFMSNHWEVSPFLVRRGLSEGDLVEEDDIFGPFVGLLNSTGKFPSFLSSMLPKMVSCLPISSDELNILTFLEEVKIKLGCPLICQQDVRVLRTDSHLKREVHFFQESLNSCCIKDPHYFTIEEVLKCQEAYKEGYTIALRGMEFRFENLAAIANELASLFGQPSVGANMYLTPPNSQGLARHYDDHCVFICQLVGTKQWRLFPQSNVQLPRLYDTLDRLHDSEVQNSMAECKQFLLREGDILYIPRGILHEACTENLSFDGSDGYSLHLTLGIEVEPPFEWEGFIHVAFFSWNENQKQAHNSFESSSGIIHDICVNLLHGAIGMIGDSDSTFRKACLVASVFSQSHTLNWLDLNQRVIFCQLIDKINTESHFLEVFTSIELAVHKNKDPFQRIRWLGSLNLEEESSPNHDQYMPLMGMKNLLSLCIQHKDKVEAAFQQLRSRFSSEVIFEDAIESYKILLGKYRKARKQYMNGMISLHYEL comes from the exons atgaagaagcattgcagcaaaagaaaaaggaaaccgGAATCCGATGACATTAGCGACGACGCCGCTTTCGCTGTCGTACTGGCAGCTCTGTCGTCTCCAAACCCCAACTCCCTCCGACCCTTAATCAAGAAATGCCTGAACAAACTCCGAAACTCCCTCACCAATCCcatcctctctcttctcccagCTCTCCTCACTTTCAAGTCCCCCACCATAGCTTCCCGTGCCGCCGAGATGGTGGGGTCCGCCGCCCTCGAGTCCTTGGACATGAACCAGAGGATTTCTTCCGATGCTGGCATCATCAATGGCTTGCTAGCCGCATTGGGTAGCTCCAAAACCAGACTTCCAGTGGCTGCCTGCCATGCCCTTTTGGATTTGTGCACTACTTCAGTcggacgacgtcgttttgctCATTCATCTGCACTTCCCAGGCTTCT TTTTGGGTTTCTTCAGGTTCATAAATCTTCAATGATTTCAGTGTCTTTGTTCTCTGTCTCTGTGGATAGTGAAGGTATTACCTCTCTGAATATTGGGTTTGAGGAAGATGAACTTCCAGTTCTACTTCTTAACGCTGCAATCATTCTTATCAACACCTGTAACATTGAACAATTGGAGAACATCCCAACAAACCTCTCCCAAGCGTTCTTTGCCTTTATGAGAAATCTGTGGGCAAAAGTGCGTAATGAGATGTTACAAAAAAACCCATTGGAGTCCACACAAGGGGAAAACTTGTACATTAGCAACATTAGAATAAGTCATATGGCTGAAAGCCTGTTTAGGCTTTCCATTCGTGCTGCTCACCGTACCAAGCCTTTGCCCTTTCATGTGGTTGAAAGGGCTATATTTGGTTTCTCTGAGTCTGGTTTTAAAGATTTCATGTCGAACCACTGGGAGGTGTCACCCTTTCTTGTGCGACGGGGGCTGTCAGAAGGGGATTTAGTTGAGGAGGATGATATTTTTGGTCCATTTGTAGGATTGCTAAACTCAACAGGAAaatttccttcctttctttcttctatgcTTCCGAAGATGGTTTCTTGTCTTCCTATTTCTTCAGATGAATTGAACATCCTTACTTTCCTGGAAGAGGTGAAAATTAAATTGGGTTGTCCTCTAATCTGCCAGCAGGACGTTCGGGTTCTAAGAACAGACAGCCACCTGAAGAGGGAGGTGCATTTCTTTCAGGAGAGTTTGAACTCTTGCTGCATAAAAGATCCCCATTACTTTACTATTGAGGAAGTTTTAAAATGCCAAGAAGCATACAAAGAGGGTTATACAATTGCACTCCGTGGAATGGAGTTTCGCTTTGAGAATCTTGCTGCCATTGCAAATGAATTAGCATCTCTCTTTGGTCAGCCATCAGTTGGTGCCAATATGTACTTGACACCACCTAATTCCCAAGGCTTGGCTCGTCATTACGATGACCATTGTGTGTTTATATGCCAACTTGTTGGGACTAAGCAATGGAGACTTTTTCCTCAATCAAATGTGCAGTTACCTCGATTGTATGATACTCTTGATCGGCTACATGATTCAGAAGTTCAGAATTCAATGGCTGAATGCAAACAATTTTTGCTGAGGGAAGGTGATATTTTGTATATTCCAAGAGGTATTCTTCATGAGGCATGCACTGAAAATCTTAGTTTTGATGGATCTGATGGCTATTCCTTACACCTTACACTCGGCATCGAGGTTGAACCTCCTTTTGA GTGGGAGGGATTTATTCATGTTGCATTCTTCAGTTGGAACGAGAACCAAAAACAAGCTCATAATTCTTTTGAGTCTTCGTCTGGAATTATTCATGATATATGTGTGAATTTGTTGCATGGTGCCATTGGGATGATCGGTGATTCTGATTCTACCTTTCGGAAGGCTTGCTTGGTTGCTTCAGTTTTTTCGCAATCACATACCCTTAATTGGCTTGATTTGAATCAGAGAGTCATTTTTTGTCAGCTGATTGACAAAATTAATACAGAGTCACACTTCTTGGAAGTGTTCACGAGCATAGAATTAGCAgttcataaaaacaaagatcCATTCCAACGAATTAGATGGCTTGGATCTCTGAATCTGGAGGAGGAAAGCAGTCCAAATCATGACCAGTATATGCCTTTGATGGGAATGAAAAACTTGTTGTCATTATGTATTCAACACAAAGACAAGGTAGAAGCTGCATTCCAGCAGCTAAGATCTAGGTTTAGTAGTGAGGTGATATTTGAGGATGCAATAGAGAGCTATAAGATACTGCTAGGGAAATATAGGAAGGCCAGAAAGCAATATATGAATGGAATGATTTCACTCCATTATGAATTATGA
- the LOC109946805 gene encoding glutaredoxin-C4: MASSKSLLSATAAVILATSLFWTFTSSSSSPSSADSIAFIKKTIDSNKIAIFSKSYCPYCKRAKSVFKELNQVPYVVELDERADGRDIQDALGELVGRRTVPQVWVKGKYIGGSDDTVEAYESGELAKLLGIEVQHREDL; the protein is encoded by the exons ATGGCGTCAAGCAAGAGTTTGCTATCAGCAACAGCCGCAGTTATATTAGCAACGTCTCTCTTCTGGACCTTTACTTCGTCTTCATCATCGCCTTCTTCGGCCGACTCCATCGCCTTCATCAAGAAGACCATCGATTCCAACAAGATCGCCATCTTCTCCAAGTCCTATTGCCC GTACTGTAAAAGGGCAAAATCTGTTTTTAAAGAGTTGAACCAAGTACCCTATGTAGTTGAGCTTGATGAGAGAG CTGACGGTCGAGATATCCAAGATGCTTTAGGTGAGCTTGTTGGGAGGCGTACTGTACCACAGGTGTGGGTGAAGGGAAAGTACATTGGGGGCTCAGATG ATACTGTTGAAGCATATGAAAGTGGAGAACTGGCAAAGCTTCTGGGCATTGAGGTCCAGCATAGGGAGGATCTTTAA
- the LOC18790969 gene encoding uncharacterized protein LOC18790969, translating to MGARLIFRSSTKKELDFLQLRQQLKQRIRNNHAEEVVVSVRDGSIHEKNKMPCDNFGSFFGPSHHAIAQRVIQESKALMPELKVLASRAFRNSQDQGKKSLKIPVDLKLKCKSIKESRDYSFLFSDDAEIPKSSKGEPALGKVSTPKPSEERNPGFGGIRRGSGRDLKIVRKQNPEEKERPKKPSCVMKEKERHRKRFRVEEDEDDDSVMVSTFDDILREERKSERIGRKEDEKERLLIQQEEKQARFRKAKKLRASKN from the coding sequence ATGGGGGCACGATTGATCTTCCGTTCTTCTACGAAGAAGGAATTGGACTTTCTTCAACTAAGGCAGCAACTCAAACAACGCATCAGAAACAATCATGccgaggaggtggtggtgtcTGTTCGTGACGGCTCGATTCATGAGAAGAACAAGATGCCTTGTGACAACTTCGGATCCTTCTTTGGGCCCTCGCACCATGCCATTGCGCAGAGAGTGATTCAAGAAAGCAAAGCTTTAATGCCGGAGTTGAAGGTTTTGGCATCTAGGGCTTTTCGAAATTCCCAAGACCAGGGTAAAAAGAGCCTCAAGATTCCTGTCGATTTGAAACTCAAGTGTAAAAGCATAAAAGAGTCCCGGGATTACTCCTTTTTGTTCTCAGACGATGCCGAAATTCCGAAATCTTCAAAAGGAGAACCTGCACTTGGTAAAGTGTCTACCCCAAAGCCAAGTGAAGAAAGAAATCCGGGTTTCGGCGGGATACGAAGAGGTTCTGGGAGAGATTTGAAGATTGTAAGAAAGCAAAATCcggaagagaaagagaggccaAAGAAGCCTTCTTGTGTgatgaaggagaaggagagacATCGTAAGCGCTTTAGGGTAgaggaggatgaggatgatgatagTGTAATGGTGTCCACCTTTGATGACATTctaagagaagagaggaaaagtGAAAGAATTGGCAGGAAGGAGGATGAAAAAGAGCGGCTATTGATTCAGCAAGAAGAGAAGCAAGCTAGGTTCAGAAAAGCAAAGAAGCTGAGAGCATCCAAAAACTGA
- the LOC18789091 gene encoding uncharacterized protein LOC18789091, producing the protein MEDHFVSEGMQMKTMKKKRKEVEELDQVNDDFSDFSLSSPARKIRRLDAHLPPIMEEEEAEFSFSAAQNQLKSEAPIIEGLPSENQEKAIVLFRPVNNTPVFSLHSDLISGFKDQFLRSSHFGLRSSAEEDDEAVQSNSNQCKAVVPWVPSHLSPAPSMGVSQADPPEELMEAEGMETATMEIEEESPAAGQAMADGYGGGMWTSNEGFPQWQQQHCMIPQPPHNTTTAITWLQ; encoded by the exons ATGGAAGACCACTTTGTCTCAGAAGGAATGCAGATGAAgacgatgaagaagaagaggaaggaggtggaggagctTGACCAAGTCAACGATGACTTCTCCgacttctctctttcttccccTGCCAGAAAGATTCGCCGCCTG GATGCTCATCTGCCACCCATTATGGAGGAAGAGGAGGCtgagttttcattttcagctGCTCAGAATCAGCTGAAATCAGAGGCTCCAATTATTGAGGGATTGCCCTCAGAAAACCAAGAAAAGGCCATTGTGCTCTTCAGGCCTGTCAACAATACCCCAGTCTTCTCTCTCCATTCTGACTTAATTTCTGGCTTTAAGG ACCAATTTCTGCGGTCCAGCCATTTTGGTCTGAGATCATCAGCtgaggaagatgatgaggcAGTGCAAAGCAACAGCAATCAGTGTAAAGCTGTTGTTCCTTGGGTTCCCAGTCATCTATCTCCTGCACCATCAATGGGGGTTTCACAAGCAGACCCTCCAGAGGAGCTGATGGAGGCTGAGGGTATGGAAACAGCAACAATGGAGATTGAAGAAGAGAGCCCAGCAGCAGGGCAAGCCATGGCAGATGGGTATGGTGGTGGGATGTGGACAAGTAATGAAGGCTTTCCTCAGTGGCAGCAACAGCATTGTATGATTCCACAGCCTCCACACAACACAACCACAGCCATCACATGGCTGCAATGA